In Blastopirellula sp. J2-11, a single genomic region encodes these proteins:
- a CDS encoding DUF2126 domain-containing protein: MAILTALHHSTFYQYDRHIGMGPQTIRLRPAPHCRTPIHSYSLTISPKAHFLNWQQDPFGNFVGRVVFTEPVDHFRVDIDLIAEMTVINPFDFFIEPDAEMYPFAYEAALKADLLPFLEKEPAGPLLTELVNSIDRTPRKTIDFVVDLNQRIHQEMEYEIRMEPGVQTPEESLTLRRGSCRDSAWLLVQTLRNLGFAARFASGYIIQLKPDVKSLDGPSGTEIDFTDLHAWAEVFLPGAGWIGLDATSGLLAGEGHIPLACTPSPISAAPIDGGHEACEKVDFSFSMNVSRFWEDPRVTKPYTEEEWEKIYALGGEVDQRLDQADVKMTMGGEPTFVSIDDMEGEEWTTAAVGPTKRRLADDLMRRLFNRFSPGGLLHYGLGKWYPGEPLPRWAFRCYWREDGQPIWENPELFAVDHVDYGHTADVAKEFGVILAEKIEVNPQHVSFAYEDAFYYAWRERRMPANVDPYDSKLEDKEERLRMARIFEQGLTSPVGVILPLQFAHWEPTPRWISGEWVVRSEELFLVPGDSPMGLRLPLDSLIWETKNERSILFPLDPLAERTSLMSHEELVARHSGIEMLTGASQAPIYARTHSNGGLGGVRTGQAMHGQSLGSGRSPSAGGGNGHGSTWDSATYDSSIIRTALCIEAREGRLHVFCPPLDRIEAYLDLMTAIEQTAKELNVPVVIEGYLPPHDDRINSFSVTPDPGVIEVNIQPAHNWDQLVDITTGVYEDAHYSRLGTEKFNQDGRHTGTGGGNHVVIGGPTPGDSPFLKRPDLLRSLVAYWHNHPSLSYLFSGSFIGPTSQAPRVDEGRRDAIYELKIAFEQIPENGECPPWMVDRIFRNLLVDMTGNTHRSEFCIDKLFSPDSSSGRRGLLEFRAFEMPPHARMSLTQQLLLRSLVCRFLEDPYRTPLVDWDTTLHDRFMLPYFVWQDFEDVILETNQHAFDIKAEWFAPHFEFKFPKIGHFTQRGVNIELRTAIEPWYVLGEEQGAAATARYVDSSIERLQVRVDGMTPERYMITCNGRKVPLHPTGVQGQFAAGVRYRAWQPPSCLHPTIPVDEPLTFDLFDIWQQRSLGGCRYFVGHPGGNNPESFPVNAFEAESRRAARFHQMGHTAGKMPMPQDEPNSDFPFTLDLRRGKTVRK; the protein is encoded by the coding sequence ATGGCGATTCTGACCGCGCTGCATCATTCGACCTTTTATCAATACGACCGTCACATTGGGATGGGCCCGCAAACCATCCGTCTGCGGCCAGCGCCCCATTGCCGTACGCCGATTCATAGCTACTCGCTGACGATCAGCCCGAAAGCTCATTTTTTAAACTGGCAGCAAGATCCTTTCGGCAACTTCGTCGGCCGCGTCGTCTTCACCGAGCCGGTCGATCATTTCCGCGTCGATATCGACTTGATCGCCGAGATGACGGTGATCAATCCGTTCGACTTCTTCATTGAACCCGACGCGGAGATGTACCCGTTCGCTTATGAGGCCGCGCTGAAAGCCGATCTCCTGCCGTTCCTTGAAAAAGAACCGGCTGGCCCGCTTCTTACCGAGTTGGTGAATTCGATCGATCGAACGCCGCGCAAGACGATCGACTTTGTCGTCGACCTCAATCAACGTATCCATCAAGAAATGGAATACGAAATCCGCATGGAGCCCGGCGTGCAAACGCCGGAAGAATCTTTGACGCTCCGCCGCGGTTCCTGTCGCGATTCGGCCTGGCTGTTGGTGCAAACGTTACGCAACCTTGGTTTCGCAGCTCGGTTCGCTTCCGGCTACATCATTCAGTTGAAGCCGGACGTCAAATCGTTGGATGGCCCCTCCGGCACCGAAATCGACTTCACCGACTTGCATGCTTGGGCCGAAGTCTTTCTGCCGGGCGCAGGCTGGATCGGTCTCGACGCGACCTCTGGACTGTTGGCCGGCGAAGGGCATATTCCGCTCGCGTGCACGCCTTCGCCGATCAGCGCCGCGCCGATCGACGGTGGTCACGAGGCCTGTGAAAAAGTGGACTTCAGCTTCTCGATGAACGTGTCGCGGTTTTGGGAAGATCCGCGCGTCACGAAACCGTACACCGAAGAAGAATGGGAAAAGATCTACGCGCTCGGCGGAGAAGTCGATCAGCGTCTCGATCAAGCCGACGTCAAAATGACGATGGGGGGCGAGCCGACGTTTGTCTCCATCGACGACATGGAAGGGGAAGAGTGGACCACCGCCGCGGTCGGCCCCACCAAGCGACGTCTGGCCGACGACCTGATGCGACGGCTGTTCAATCGCTTTTCCCCCGGCGGACTGCTCCATTACGGCCTGGGCAAATGGTATCCCGGCGAACCGCTTCCGCGCTGGGCATTCCGCTGTTATTGGCGCGAAGATGGACAACCGATCTGGGAGAACCCGGAACTGTTCGCCGTCGATCATGTCGACTACGGACATACCGCCGACGTGGCGAAAGAATTTGGCGTCATCCTGGCCGAAAAGATCGAGGTCAATCCGCAGCACGTCAGCTTCGCCTACGAAGATGCGTTTTATTACGCGTGGCGCGAACGTCGGATGCCGGCGAATGTCGATCCCTATGATTCCAAACTCGAAGACAAAGAAGAACGTCTGCGCATGGCGCGGATCTTCGAGCAAGGGCTCACCAGCCCGGTCGGCGTCATCCTGCCGCTGCAATTCGCGCATTGGGAGCCCACGCCTCGCTGGATTAGCGGCGAGTGGGTGGTTCGCTCCGAAGAATTGTTCCTGGTCCCCGGCGACTCGCCGATGGGGTTGCGTCTGCCGCTCGATTCGCTGATTTGGGAGACCAAGAACGAACGTTCGATACTCTTCCCGCTGGATCCGCTGGCCGAGCGCACTTCGCTGATGTCGCACGAAGAACTGGTCGCACGCCACAGCGGAATAGAAATGCTGACCGGCGCTTCGCAGGCGCCCATTTACGCTCGTACGCATAGCAACGGCGGACTCGGCGGAGTGCGCACCGGACAAGCGATGCATGGCCAATCGCTCGGCAGTGGACGATCTCCGTCCGCCGGCGGCGGCAACGGCCATGGTTCTACCTGGGACAGCGCCACCTACGATTCGTCGATCATTCGGACCGCGCTCTGCATCGAAGCTCGCGAAGGACGACTGCACGTCTTCTGCCCGCCGCTGGATCGGATCGAAGCCTATCTCGATTTGATGACTGCGATCGAACAAACCGCCAAAGAGTTGAACGTTCCGGTCGTGATCGAAGGTTACTTGCCGCCGCACGACGATCGGATCAACAGCTTCAGCGTGACTCCTGATCCCGGCGTGATCGAGGTCAACATTCAACCGGCCCACAACTGGGACCAGTTGGTCGATATCACCACCGGAGTTTACGAAGATGCGCATTACTCGCGTCTGGGAACCGAAAAGTTCAACCAGGATGGTCGTCACACCGGCACTGGCGGTGGAAATCACGTCGTCATCGGCGGACCGACTCCCGGCGATAGTCCCTTCCTGAAGCGTCCCGACTTGCTCCGCAGTCTGGTCGCCTATTGGCACAATCACCCTTCGCTCTCTTACTTGTTCAGCGGTTCGTTCATCGGCCCGACCTCGCAGGCGCCGCGCGTCGACGAAGGTCGTCGCGACGCGATCTACGAGTTGAAAATCGCCTTTGAGCAAATTCCCGAAAACGGCGAATGTCCTCCTTGGATGGTCGATCGTATTTTCCGCAATTTGCTGGTCGACATGACCGGCAACACGCATCGCAGCGAGTTCTGCATCGACAAGCTCTTTTCGCCCGACAGCAGTTCTGGACGCCGCGGCCTGCTCGAATTTCGTGCGTTTGAAATGCCGCCGCATGCTCGCATGAGTCTGACGCAGCAGTTGCTGCTTCGTTCGCTGGTCTGCCGCTTCCTGGAAGATCCGTATCGCACGCCGCTGGTCGATTGGGATACGACGCTGCACGACCGCTTCATGTTGCCGTACTTCGTCTGGCAAGACTTTGAAGACGTCATCCTGGAAACGAACCAACACGCTTTCGATATCAAGGCCGAGTGGTTCGCTCCTCACTTCGAGTTCAAGTTCCCCAAGATCGGGCACTTTACGCAGCGCGGCGTGAATATCGAGCTTCGCACCGCGATCGAACCTTGGTACGTGCTGGGAGAAGAGCAGGGCGCCGCCGCAACGGCGCGATACGTCGACTCGTCGATTGAACGACTTCAGGTCCGCGTCGACGGCATGACCCCAGAACGCTACATGATCACCTGTAATGGCCGCAAAGTGCCGCTTCATCCGACTGGGGTACAAGGGCAATTTGCGGCAGGCGTGCGTTATCGCGCCTGGCAGCCGCCATCATGCTTGCATCCGACAATTCCGGTCGACGAACCGCTGACGTTCGACTTGTTTGATATTTGGCAACAGCGTTCACTGGGCGGGTGCCGATACTTTGTGGGCCATCCCGGCGGAAATAATCCAGAGTCATTTCCGGTGAATGCCTTTGAAGCCGAATCGCGCCGAGCCGCACGCTTCCACCAAATGGGGCATACCGCAGGCAAGATGCCGATGCCGCAAGATGAACCGAATTCTGACTTCCCCTTCACGTTAGATTTACGTCGGGGTAAAACGGTACGGAAGTGA
- a CDS encoding bacterioferritin, whose translation MDQAVIDKLNDILRHEWTGVAQYSQAGFVVTGLMREVYTDMFLDSAKESFGHAKRIGQKISALGGVPTVERNPVKQSTDLTELLEIGLEFESKAVALYSEVLKMVDGKDRPLVILLEDILLEEQEGVDHISLILKDHPGSAVSGKSSSKVG comes from the coding sequence ATGGACCAAGCAGTCATCGACAAGTTAAACGACATTTTGCGGCACGAGTGGACCGGAGTCGCTCAGTACTCGCAAGCTGGTTTCGTCGTTACCGGTCTAATGCGTGAAGTTTACACCGATATGTTCCTGGACAGCGCCAAGGAATCGTTTGGCCACGCCAAGAGAATCGGCCAGAAAATCTCGGCCCTCGGAGGCGTTCCGACCGTCGAACGTAATCCGGTCAAACAATCGACCGACCTGACCGAACTGCTGGAAATCGGGCTCGAATTCGAGTCGAAAGCGGTCGCACTTTACAGCGAAGTGCTGAAAATGGTCGACGGCAAAGATCGCCCGCTGGTGATTCTGCTGGAAGATATCTTGCTCGAAGAGCAAGAAGGGGTCGACCACATTTCGCTAATTTTGAAGGATCACCCCGGCTCGGCCGTCAGCGGCAAATCGAGCAGCAAGGTTGGCTAA
- a CDS encoding ABC transporter permease yields MTPEIINHATADGANTWMYLVENPVLQRELLVNLRTVRSFVLLFLFHVLLAGVVYAAWPQVERWDPEGNRAEAQKLFNLFFLGQFILASMMAPSFAAGALTGEKERKTYEMLLASPLKPGAIVIGKLMASLAHLALLIFTSLPIVLLCLPLGGVSLYEVIAAYFLLMVAVATFGMISVACSSYFQRTASSLVVSYLVILPIALVGAMFWQSFQGSGATRLAVLLAFVPLCSVAICGILFVITGRRLLYPPDVGSEGGEVVDLDKEAEEAVGLVIQRDQFPDRLFAPPKRTKLLEDNANPVYEKEIHSEIFAQGTLMLRVVIQVSMVLAIPLMAICLYIWPHNAPYYISYVVLFNMLVGPVFSAGSITSERERQTLDLLLTTEISPWQILSGKLLAGLRVSTVLTGFLLWPLLLACVMVTHYWENFTSVLGYLVIIALTCFTSSMLALFASVNFRKTAHSLMTTYLVIIALFAGPLAFAYFADLAFGHTPLDAPAEVIATNAAIVNWADRLTIMSPFAATWNVPMSFQAGDQSQSIVGSWIKFGYYAAFTTLLNLTLFCSMTWLFNRRWRVAE; encoded by the coding sequence ATGACGCCAGAAATCATCAACCATGCGACGGCTGACGGAGCGAACACCTGGATGTACCTCGTTGAAAACCCCGTGCTGCAGCGGGAATTGCTGGTCAATTTGCGGACGGTTCGCTCGTTCGTCTTGTTGTTTCTGTTTCATGTCTTGTTGGCAGGCGTCGTCTATGCGGCCTGGCCGCAGGTCGAGCGCTGGGACCCCGAAGGTAATCGGGCCGAAGCGCAGAAGTTGTTCAATCTCTTTTTTCTCGGCCAGTTCATCCTGGCGTCGATGATGGCGCCCAGCTTCGCCGCTGGCGCGCTGACCGGCGAGAAAGAGCGGAAGACTTATGAAATGCTGCTGGCTAGTCCGTTAAAACCTGGTGCGATTGTCATCGGCAAGCTGATGGCCTCACTCGCTCACTTGGCGCTGCTGATCTTCACATCGCTGCCGATCGTGCTGTTGTGTTTGCCCCTGGGGGGCGTCTCGCTGTATGAAGTGATCGCCGCTTACTTTCTGTTGATGGTCGCGGTCGCGACGTTCGGCATGATCAGCGTCGCTTGCAGCAGTTACTTCCAGCGCACCGCTTCTTCGCTGGTCGTCTCGTATCTGGTCATCTTGCCGATCGCGCTGGTCGGCGCGATGTTCTGGCAATCGTTCCAAGGCTCTGGAGCGACGCGACTCGCGGTCTTGCTGGCGTTCGTGCCGCTCTGCTCGGTCGCGATTTGCGGCATTCTGTTTGTGATCACCGGCCGGCGTTTGCTCTATCCGCCTGACGTTGGCAGCGAAGGGGGCGAGGTCGTCGATCTCGACAAAGAAGCGGAAGAAGCGGTCGGACTGGTGATTCAGCGCGATCAGTTTCCCGATCGCTTGTTCGCACCTCCCAAGCGAACGAAGTTGTTGGAGGACAACGCCAACCCGGTCTACGAGAAAGAGATCCATAGCGAGATCTTCGCGCAAGGAACGTTGATGCTGCGGGTCGTGATCCAGGTCAGCATGGTGTTGGCGATTCCGTTGATGGCGATCTGCTTGTACATCTGGCCGCATAACGCGCCTTATTACATTTCGTACGTCGTGTTGTTCAACATGTTGGTGGGGCCTGTCTTTTCCGCCGGCAGCATTACATCAGAACGGGAACGGCAAACGTTGGACTTGCTGCTGACGACTGAGATTTCACCCTGGCAGATCCTCTCGGGCAAGTTGCTGGCCGGGTTGCGCGTCTCGACGGTGTTGACCGGATTTTTGCTGTGGCCGCTGCTGTTGGCCTGCGTGATGGTGACGCACTATTGGGAGAACTTCACGTCGGTGCTCGGTTATCTAGTGATCATCGCGCTGACCTGTTTCACTTCTTCGATGCTCGCGTTGTTCGCGTCGGTCAACTTCCGCAAGACGGCCCATAGTTTGATGACGACTTACCTGGTGATCATCGCATTGTTCGCCGGTCCGCTGGCGTTCGCCTATTTCGCCGATTTGGCGTTCGGGCATACTCCGTTGGATGCGCCGGCCGAGGTCATCGCGACCAACGCGGCGATTGTGAATTGGGCCGATCGGTTGACGATCATGAGCCCCTTCGCGGCGACCTGGAACGTGCCGATGTCGTTTCAAGCGGGGGACCAGTCGCAGAGCATCGTCGGCAGTTGGATCAAGTTCGGCTATTATGCGGCGTTTACGACGCTACTAAATCTGACGCTCTTTTGCTCGATGACCTGGCTATTCAATCGTCGTTGGCGCGTCGCCGAATAA
- a CDS encoding STAS/SEC14 domain-containing protein, whose translation MPIEIAENYESDLLQVTAAGKLTSADYATFVPAVEGMIEAAGRIRILFVMDQFEGWDAGAAWEDTKFAIEHFNDIRKIALIGESSWEKWMAVICKPFTMAEVRFFAPDQRAEALEWLAD comes from the coding sequence ATGCCGATTGAAATCGCAGAAAATTACGAGTCCGATTTATTGCAAGTCACCGCTGCGGGCAAGTTGACCAGCGCCGACTATGCGACGTTTGTGCCTGCGGTGGAAGGGATGATCGAAGCAGCAGGACGCATTCGCATCCTCTTCGTGATGGATCAGTTTGAAGGCTGGGACGCCGGCGCGGCGTGGGAAGATACGAAGTTCGCGATCGAGCATTTTAACGACATTCGCAAGATCGCGCTGATCGGCGAGTCGAGTTGGGAGAAATGGATGGCCGTGATTTGCAAGCCGTTCACCATGGCCGAGGTGCGCTTCTTTGCACCTGATCAGCGAGCCGAGGCGCTCGAGTGGCTCGCTGACTGA
- a CDS encoding DUF1559 domain-containing protein, whose product MKRLRFQSPRQFRPGFTLVELLVVIAIIGILIGLLLPAVQAAREAARRMQCTNNLKQWTLAVHTFGDSHSEWFPIGANHEHRKVENGQFYRRISWPTELWPYVEHGALHDQYDYERHYYEAPNLSTYQQFIPQYSCPSDAAAGTLTTLGTYWRVKGNYVVNMGNTHLLQGATDRANFTGSPFAVAHKYKYSRITDGLSNTACFSEVIAVPTTATEKDDRGDILNDGACPGFMSILTPNSSAPDQPRTCNAASQDVNSTAYRSTPCALVTEATDHHIGARSRHPGGVMVSLCDGSVRFVTETISQSSWEALLSGQGGEVIEN is encoded by the coding sequence ATGAAACGATTACGCTTTCAATCGCCGAGACAATTCCGCCCCGGCTTTACCCTAGTGGAACTATTGGTTGTGATTGCGATTATTGGGATCCTGATCGGCTTGCTGTTGCCAGCGGTGCAAGCCGCCCGTGAAGCGGCGCGAAGGATGCAGTGCACCAACAATCTGAAGCAGTGGACTTTGGCGGTTCATACTTTCGGAGACAGCCATTCGGAATGGTTTCCCATTGGCGCCAATCACGAGCATCGCAAGGTAGAAAACGGGCAGTTCTACCGACGCATTTCTTGGCCCACCGAACTTTGGCCTTACGTCGAACACGGCGCGTTACATGATCAATATGACTACGAAAGACACTATTACGAAGCGCCGAATCTTTCCACGTATCAACAATTTATACCACAGTACAGCTGTCCGTCTGATGCTGCCGCAGGAACCTTGACTACCTTAGGAACCTATTGGCGCGTGAAGGGCAACTATGTCGTCAACATGGGCAACACGCACCTCCTTCAAGGGGCGACAGACCGAGCCAACTTCACCGGTTCCCCTTTTGCCGTCGCCCACAAATATAAATATTCGCGAATCACCGACGGCCTATCCAACACCGCCTGTTTCTCCGAAGTCATTGCGGTGCCTACCACCGCAACCGAAAAAGATGATCGCGGAGACATTTTAAATGATGGAGCCTGCCCAGGATTTATGTCGATCCTCACTCCGAATTCGTCCGCTCCGGATCAACCCCGCACATGTAACGCAGCCTCCCAGGACGTGAACAGCACTGCCTACCGTAGCACGCCATGTGCCTTAGTCACCGAGGCGACGGATCATCATATTGGCGCACGCAGTCGTCACCCTGGAGGCGTTATGGTTAGCCTTTGTGATGGGTCGGTAAGGTTTGTAACAGAAACAATCAGCCAGTCGTCTTGGGAAGCGTTGCTTTCAGGACAGGGTGGCGAAGTAATTGAAAACTAG